From Watersipora subatra chromosome 8, tzWatSuba1.1, whole genome shotgun sequence, a single genomic window includes:
- the LOC137402670 gene encoding uncharacterized protein: MASAGFPYSRMTFCHSRGFKFNGSSISKLDPYVDKEGLLRVGGRTRKSSHLTEQEKHPAIIPKNCHLGRLLILNAHEKSPHLSWAYALTTVRQDGYWLIAGRRTAKDLIGQCVRCKKLRGRASQQQMGELPAERIELAPPFTNTGIDCFSPFSVKERRTELKRYGLLFTRLYSRAVHIEVLDNLTTDS; the protein is encoded by the coding sequence ATGGCGTCggccggatttccgtactcgcgaatgaccttttgccattccaggggttttaagttcaatggcaGCAGCATATCAAAACTTGACCCGTATGTGGACAAGGAGGGATTACTCCGGGTTGGAGGGAGAACGAGAAAATCCTCTCATCTCACGGAGCAAGAGAAACACCCGGCAATAATACCTAAAAACTGTCACCTTGGGAGACTCCTAATTCTCAATGCCCATGAGAAGTCACCGCATCTAAGCTGGGCTTATGCTCTGACCACAGTGAGACAAGATGGTTACTGGCTGATAGCTGGCAGAAGAACAGCAAAAGACTTGATAGGCCAGTGTGTTCGCTGCAAGAAACTGCGAGGTAGAGCTTCTCAACAGCAGATGGGCGAACTGCCTGCTGAAAGGATAGAACTAGCTCCCCCTTTCACCAACACTGGAATAGATTGTTTCAGTCCATTTAGTGTGAAGGAGAGGCGCACTGAGCTGAAACGATATGGGCTGTTGTTTACCCGCCTCTACAGCAGGGCTGTCCACATTGAGGTTCTAGACAACCTCACTACAGATTCTTAA